The genomic window CCAGCACGGTCGGGCCGGCGGGCAGGACCCGGTTCTCCACCCGCAGGTGTGGGCGCCCCTTCAGCACGTCGTAGACCGGCCGGTTCCAGCGGTAGATGGTGCCGTTGTGCAGCCGCATCTCGGCGAGTTTCGGCACGTCCCCGGCCGTCAGGGTCTCGGCCGGGTCCTCCGGGTCGCAGACCGGCAGCAGCGCCGGGAAGTAGCGGACGTTCTCCTCGAACAGGTCGAAGACGGTGGTGATCCAGCGTTCGCCGAACCAGACCCGGGGGCGTACCCCCTGGGCCTTGATCTCCTCGGGGCGGGTGTCGGTGGCCTGCTGGAAGAGCGGCACCCGGGTCTCCCGCCACAGCTCCCGGCCGAAGAGCAGCGGCGAGTTCGCGCCGAGGGCGACCTGGATGCCGGCGATCGCCTGGGCGGCGTTCCAGTAGTCGGCGAACTGGGCGGGGCTGACCTGGAGGTGGACCTGAGTGCTGGTGCAGGCCGCCTCGGGGGTGATGGTGTCCGCGGTGGTGGCCAGCCGCTCCACGCCGCTGATCGAGATCCGCAGGTCCTCACCGCGGGCGGCGAAGATCTGCTCGTTGAGCAGCGCGTAGCGGGGATTCGCCGAGAGCGTCTCGGCGGTCAGGTGTTCGGGGCGCAGGGTGGGCAGGATCCCGATCATCACCATGTGCGCGCCGACCGTGCGGGCCTTCTCCTCGGCGGCGTTCAGGCTGGCCCGGACGTGCTCCTCGAACTGCGCGGTGCCGGTGCCGACCAGCCGGCGCGGCGCCACGTTGATCTCGACGTTGAACTGGCCCAGCTCGGTCTGGAAGGCCGGGTCGGCGATGGCGGCCAGCACGTCGGCGTTGCGCATCGCCGGCTCCGAGTCGTCGTCGACCAGGTTCAGCTCGATCTCCAGGCCGGTCATCGGCCGCTCCACGTCGAAGCGCGACTCGCGCAGCATCTCGGCGAAGACGTCGAGACAGCGGCGTACCTTCTCCCGGTAGCGGGCCCGGTCCTCCCGGCTGAAGGTCCTCGCGCCGACGTCCTCGCCCATGGTCACCACCCTGTCACCGCTGGTTCCCCTAACCTTGCACGCCACGGCCGGGCGGGGAAGACCCGATGGACCTTTACCTACCCAGTCACCGCCCCGTGATCCCCGTCGCGTCCGGCGTCCGGCCGCGCGGTCCGGCCCGGTGCGCTTGGCTAGCATGGCCGGCGACCAGTGGGGAGAGGCGATGCGCGAGAAGACGACCAGGCTGTTCGTGGCGGCGGCGATCGCCGAGGCGTGCTCCTGGCTGGCCCTGCTGGCCGGCATGGCGGTCAAGTACGGCCCGCCCGCCAACGAGACCGGCGTGCACGTCTTCGGGCCGATCCACGGCGCGCTCTTCGTGGTCTACGGCATCCTCGTCCTGGTGGTGGCCCGGCTGCGCCGGTGGCGGCTGCTGACCACCGCCTTGGCGCTGGCCTGCGCGGTGCCGCCGTTCGCCACCCTGTTCTTCGAGCGCTGGGCCCGCCGGCGCGGCCTGCTCGACGACGCGTCGACCCCACAGCCCATCCCCACCCCCGTCGGCTGACCCGCCGGCCGCGCGACGTCCGACCCACGGGCCGGGCCCGCGCCCGCCCCGGCGACCGGCCGGGCCGCTCAGCCGGCCAGGAAGTCGGCGAGCAGCGCGGCGAGCCGCTCCGGCGCCTCCTCGGCCAGGTGGTGCCCGCAGCCCACCGATGCGGCGCGGACGTCGTCGGCCCAGTCCCGCCAGATCGCCGCCGGGTCGCCGTAGAGGTCGACCATGTCGTCCCGCTCGGACCAGACGAACAGCACCGGGCAGCCGATCCGCCGGCCGGCCGTCCGGTCGGCGTCGTCCGCCGCCCGGTCCGGGCCCAGGCCGGCCCGGTAGTCCTCGCACATCGCGTGCACCGTGGCCGGGTCGTGGATGGCGCTGCGGTAGTCGGCGTACGCCTCCTCGCCCATCGCCTCCGGCGAGCCGCCGTACCAGGCGTCCGGATCGGCGTTGATCACCCGCTCGGCCGGCTTGTCGAGCTGGCCGAGGAAGAACCAGTGCCACCAGCGGGCCGCGAACCGGGCGTCGCAGCGGGCCAGCGCCTCGCCGATCGGCACCCCGTCGAGCACCCCGAGCCGGCTCACCCGGGCCGGGTGGTCCAGCGCGGTCCGCATCGCCACGTACGCGCCCCGGTCGTGGCCCACGACCGCCGCCCGGTCGTGGCCGAGCGCGTCGAGCAGCCCCACCACGTCCGCGGCCATCGCCCGCTTGGCGTACGTGGTGTGCGCCGGGTCGCTCGGTGGCTTCGACGAGCCGCCGTAGCCCCGCAGGTCCGGGCAGATCACGGTGTGCCGCTCGGCCAGCAGCGGGGCTACCCGGTGCCAGGTGGCATGGGTGCGCGGATGCCCGTGCAGCAGCACCACCGGCGGCCCCGACCCGCCGTGCCGGACCCGCAGCCGCACCGGGCCGACGTCGATCTCCTCGAGGGTGAATCCGGCGAACATGGCCGCACCGGTGCCCGCGACCGGCCGGGCGGAAACCTCAGCCGAGCGCCGTCCAGGCGGCGATTCCGGCCAGCAGCAGCGCGCCGAGCATCGCCTGGAGCAGCAGCGGCGGACCGAGGTGGGACCAGACCGTCGCGGTACGCGGGGTGAGCAGCTGGCCGGTGGTCAGGTTGACGATCCGCTCGATCCGCGGCGGCAGCTCGGGGTCGCGTTGGGGGCGCAGGGTGAGCTGCACGTGGTCGGCGGGGTGCAGCGCGCTCTGCGGCAGGTGCCCGTGCAGCTCCACCTCCAGCAGCCGGTCCGCGCCGTCGCGCAGCCGCAGCGGGGTCACCAGGAACTCCGGCCCCTTCTTCAACTCCTTGAAGCTGCGCCGCGCGGCCCCGCCACCGCTGCTCAGCAGCGACCGCACCAGCAGCATCAGCAGCCCCATCACGCCCGCCGCGATGAGCACCGCGACCAGCACGGGCTGGCGCACCGGCACCTCGCGGGGGTAGCCCTCCAGCAACCGGACCACCCGCCCGGTGACGATCCGCTCCGTCGGCCGAACCACGCGTCGGATATGGAGGTCGGTATCCATCATCACCACCGAGAGTCCCGTTTCGTTCACTGATGGTATCGGCTCCTCGGGTTGAACGACGTGAATGAACACCGGTCACGCGATGGCCGCCAGGTGACATCCGGGACGGCGCGGGTATGCGTGCGGCCGAGCTGGAAAGGGGTCGAGCATGCAGCTGTCCTTCCTGCGTCCGCTCTACGACCGTCCCGGGCCGTGGTGCTCGGTCTATCTGGACGCCTCCCGGGACACCCACGACTCCCGTCCCGCGCTGGACCTGCGCTGGCGGGCCCTCAAGGGCCGACTGCTGGAGCAGGGCGCCGACCCGGCGAACATCGACGCGGTCGAGCGGGTGGTCCGTGGGCACGACCCGATGGTGGGGGACTACGGTCTGGCCGTCTTCGCCACCGGCGGACGGGTGGTGCTCTCCGAGTACCTCTCCGCGCCGCCGCTGCGGGACCTGGCCAGCTGGTCCATCCTCCCGCACACCATGCCGCTGGTCGCCCAGCGCGGCGAGCAGGTCGCCTGGGTGCGGGTGCTCGCGGACCGCAGCGGCGCGGACGCCATCGCGGTCAGCGCCGGCGGGGTGCCCCGAAAGGCGCACGTCAAGGGTCGGGAGAGCTACCAACTGCGCCGGGTCAATCCCGGCGGCTGGTCCCAGTCCCGCTACCAGCGGGCGGCGATGGAGGCCTGGCACCACAACGCCGGCGACGCCGCCGCGGCCACCGCCGAGCTGGCCGCGAAGGTGGGCGCCGACGTGGTGGTGGTCGCCGGCGACATCCGGGCCACCGGCATGATCGCCGCGCAGCTCCCGGAACGCTGGCAGGACGTGCTGGTCCGCACCGACGCCGGCTCGCGGACCGACGGCGCCGACCCGATGGCCATGGACGACCTCACCGTGCAGACCATCGCCGAGGTCGCCGACCAGCGGATCGCCACCGCGCTGGACCGGTTCGGCGTCCAGGAGGACGTCGGCGCGGGGCTGGAGGCGGTCGTCTCCGCGCTGCAACGCAACCAGGTCGACACGATGCTGATCGTCGACGACGCCTCCGCCAACGGCAAGCTCTGGATCGGCCCGGAGCCGACGGAGATCGCCACCGACCCCGGGCAGCTGATGAACATGTCGGTGGCCGACCCCCAGCGGGTCCGTGCCGACGCCGCCCTGCTCCGGGCGCTGGTCGGCACCGACGCCGAGCTGACCGTGCTGGCGCCGGAGGAGGCGCCCGAGCTCACCGAGGGCGTCGGCGCGGTGCTGCGCTACGTCGACGCCGGCACCCCCGGGCGGGGCAATGGCTGATCGGACGGTCGCAGACCTGGTGGTGGAGCGGCTGCGCGCCTGGCGGGTGCCCCGGGCCTTCGGCTACCCCGGGGAGGCGATCGCCCCCCTGGTGGGCGCGCTGGACCGCGCCGGCGGGGACCCGCAGTTCATTCCGGCCCGGCACGAGGAGACCGCCGCCTTCATGGCGACCGGCCACGCCAAGTTCACCGGCGAGATCGGGGTCTGCCTGGCCACCCAGGGGCCGAGCGCCGTGCACCTGCTCAACGGCCTCTACGACGCCAAGCTGGACAGCAAGCCGGTGGTGGCGATCGTGGGCGAGGACGTCACCGGTCCGCTCGGCGGCGCGCACGAGGAGATCGGGCTGAGCCGGCTCTTCGGCGACGTCTGCAACCAGTTCGTCCGGTACGGGCGGGTGGCCGAGCAG from Micromonospora kangleipakensis includes these protein-coding regions:
- a CDS encoding glutamate--cysteine ligase, with protein sequence MGEDVGARTFSREDRARYREKVRRCLDVFAEMLRESRFDVERPMTGLEIELNLVDDDSEPAMRNADVLAAIADPAFQTELGQFNVEINVAPRRLVGTGTAQFEEHVRASLNAAEEKARTVGAHMVMIGILPTLRPEHLTAETLSANPRYALLNEQIFAARGEDLRISISGVERLATTADTITPEAACTSTQVHLQVSPAQFADYWNAAQAIAGIQVALGANSPLLFGRELWRETRVPLFQQATDTRPEEIKAQGVRPRVWFGERWITTVFDLFEENVRYFPALLPVCDPEDPAETLTAGDVPKLAEMRLHNGTIYRWNRPVYDVLKGRPHLRVENRVLPAGPTVLDTIANSAFYFGLVRALAESDRPLWSQMSFSAAEENFTSCARHGIDAQVFWPGLGYLPVTELVLRRLLPLAYHGLDRWGLDPAERDRLLGIVEQRCLTGRNGASWQVETLHRFESADHLDRPAALREVVRHYVELMHSNRPVHEWPIP
- a CDS encoding DUF3817 domain-containing protein, with protein sequence MREKTTRLFVAAAIAEACSWLALLAGMAVKYGPPANETGVHVFGPIHGALFVVYGILVLVVARLRRWRLLTTALALACAVPPFATLFFERWARRRGLLDDASTPQPIPTPVG
- a CDS encoding alpha/beta fold hydrolase, whose translation is MFAGFTLEEIDVGPVRLRVRHGGSGPPVVLLHGHPRTHATWHRVAPLLAERHTVICPDLRGYGGSSKPPSDPAHTTYAKRAMAADVVGLLDALGHDRAAVVGHDRGAYVAMRTALDHPARVSRLGVLDGVPIGEALARCDARFAARWWHWFFLGQLDKPAERVINADPDAWYGGSPEAMGEEAYADYRSAIHDPATVHAMCEDYRAGLGPDRAADDADRTAGRRIGCPVLFVWSERDDMVDLYGDPAAIWRDWADDVRAASVGCGHHLAEEAPERLAALLADFLAG
- a CDS encoding Vms1/Ankzf1 family peptidyl-tRNA hydrolase, with translation MQLSFLRPLYDRPGPWCSVYLDASRDTHDSRPALDLRWRALKGRLLEQGADPANIDAVERVVRGHDPMVGDYGLAVFATGGRVVLSEYLSAPPLRDLASWSILPHTMPLVAQRGEQVAWVRVLADRSGADAIAVSAGGVPRKAHVKGRESYQLRRVNPGGWSQSRYQRAAMEAWHHNAGDAAAATAELAAKVGADVVVVAGDIRATGMIAAQLPERWQDVLVRTDAGSRTDGADPMAMDDLTVQTIAEVADQRIATALDRFGVQEDVGAGLEAVVSALQRNQVDTMLIVDDASANGKLWIGPEPTEIATDPGQLMNMSVADPQRVRADAALLRALVGTDAELTVLAPEEAPELTEGVGAVLRYVDAGTPGRGNG